The Cyclobacteriaceae bacterium genome includes a region encoding these proteins:
- a CDS encoding CHASE2 domain-containing protein — MKKFWFQSFIITVFVFFMLWGANKAADLKIFTAFDTIGQALRDFELTDYAFSNLRPDVLVDERIVLVNIGSLSRREVAQQIMMISKFKPRVIAFDGFFDCEGGLRDSVNCPQLLDTLGNMMLSAAIQESPNFVLATKLLQTDSLARYDSNEADSLESSDPMFNDFATHGFVTLPTDATYQEDVKQCRTVYPRRLINGKEELAFSVRVAMQYDSVKTKKFLARSKDEELVNFKRNIEVRQLRINSLKDDLTTSTNFGTQYYVVDVYDMMEGNVLPELFKDNIVLMGFMGDYLGDPSWDDKFFTPLNKVVGGRANPDMFGLVVHANIVSMILDEDYINTISDGTKYFIAFLVCLLTIALFIFIDRKLPMWFDAMSVIIQLFELTLISGIIIYAFALWNLKLDLTLAIGVSALVGPAYDIFKSIQNEINNRLTKRRERVLKT; from the coding sequence ATGAAAAAATTCTGGTTTCAAAGCTTCATCATTACCGTGTTTGTGTTCTTCATGCTTTGGGGCGCGAACAAGGCTGCTGATCTTAAAATATTTACAGCTTTTGATACGATCGGCCAGGCGTTGCGGGATTTTGAGCTTACCGATTATGCCTTTTCAAATCTCAGACCAGACGTGCTTGTTGATGAAAGAATTGTGCTCGTTAACATTGGTAGTCTGTCGAGGCGTGAGGTAGCTCAGCAGATAATGATGATCAGTAAGTTTAAACCTCGCGTAATAGCTTTTGATGGTTTCTTTGATTGTGAAGGTGGTCTTCGTGACAGTGTTAATTGTCCTCAGTTGCTGGATACATTGGGGAATATGATGCTAAGTGCAGCCATTCAGGAATCTCCCAATTTTGTGCTCGCAACTAAACTGTTACAAACTGACTCCCTCGCCAGGTATGATTCGAATGAAGCGGACTCACTGGAGTCTTCTGATCCTATGTTCAATGACTTTGCAACACATGGATTTGTAACTCTGCCAACAGATGCTACTTATCAGGAGGATGTAAAGCAATGCAGAACGGTTTATCCGAGACGATTGATTAATGGTAAGGAAGAATTGGCTTTCTCCGTTAGGGTGGCTATGCAATATGATTCGGTAAAGACCAAAAAATTTCTCGCAAGGAGTAAAGATGAGGAACTTGTCAACTTCAAGAGAAATATTGAAGTCAGACAGCTTCGTATCAATAGTCTAAAAGATGACCTGACAACGTCCACCAATTTTGGTACGCAGTATTACGTTGTTGATGTGTACGATATGATGGAAGGAAACGTTCTGCCCGAGTTGTTTAAAGACAACATTGTCTTAATGGGCTTTATGGGCGACTACCTGGGAGATCCTTCTTGGGATGATAAATTTTTTACTCCTCTTAACAAAGTAGTGGGTGGTCGGGCGAATCCGGATATGTTCGGATTGGTAGTTCATGCCAATATCGTATCAATGATATTGGATGAAGACTACATCAATACGATATCAGACGGAACGAAATACTTTATTGCGTTTCTTGTGTGTCTCCTCACCATAGCATTATTTATTTTTATTGACAGAAAACTTCCAATGTGGTTTGATGCGATGTCTGTAATTATCCAGTTATTTGAATTGACACTTATTTCCGGGATTATTATTTACGCTTTTGCTTTATGGAACCTGAAGCTTGATCTGACACTTGCTATCGGCGTCTCGGCTCTGGTGGGCCCTGCCTATGACATCTTCAAATCCATTCAAAATGAGATAAATAACAGACTTACCAAACGCCGGGAGCGGGTATTAAAGACCTGA
- the meaB gene encoding methylmalonyl Co-A mutase-associated GTPase MeaB has product MSLTKPIINASDLFREIRQGNRSGLAKAITLVESTKESDRQIAEELLKKLLPFTGTSIRIAVTGVPGAGKSTFIESFGDLLTKHDKKVAVLAIDPSSQLTKGSILGDKTRMEQLSRNPNVFIRPSPTSQALGGVSFHTRETILLCEAAGFNIILIETVGVGQSETNVKSMVDFFLLLLLAGAGDELQGIKKGIMEMADGVVINKADGENIKPSQQAKADVQNALHLQLSSPSGWSAKVLTISALENTGIEEVWKMIHEYQEFTTSNGFFSENRRLQKKEWLEESIESYFRLIKNEPSLTEKKEALIKDVMSDQILPGEAARKYWEKLKERN; this is encoded by the coding sequence ATGTCACTCACAAAACCGATTATTAATGCTTCTGATCTGTTCAGGGAAATCCGTCAGGGTAATCGGTCCGGTCTTGCCAAAGCCATTACATTGGTCGAAAGCACTAAGGAAAGCGATCGTCAAATCGCAGAAGAGCTGCTTAAAAAATTATTACCTTTTACCGGCACCTCTATTCGCATTGCCGTAACCGGTGTACCCGGGGCAGGTAAAAGTACTTTTATAGAATCTTTCGGAGATCTGTTAACTAAGCACGACAAAAAAGTAGCTGTTCTTGCCATCGATCCAAGCAGTCAGCTTACAAAAGGAAGCATTCTTGGAGACAAGACAAGGATGGAACAGTTGAGTCGTAATCCCAATGTTTTTATACGCCCTTCCCCTACATCACAGGCACTGGGTGGTGTTTCTTTTCATACTCGTGAGACCATCTTATTATGTGAAGCAGCAGGTTTCAACATTATTCTTATCGAAACTGTTGGAGTAGGACAATCCGAAACCAATGTAAAAAGTATGGTTGATTTCTTCCTGTTGCTTCTGCTCGCTGGTGCAGGAGATGAATTACAGGGAATTAAAAAAGGAATTATGGAAATGGCTGATGGAGTTGTGATCAATAAGGCCGATGGAGAAAATATTAAACCATCACAACAGGCAAAAGCTGATGTTCAGAATGCCTTACACCTCCAGCTGTCTTCTCCATCAGGATGGAGTGCTAAAGTTCTGACGATCTCAGCACTCGAGAATACGGGAATAGAGGAAGTGTGGAAAATGATTCATGAGTATCAGGAATTCACCACATCGAATGGCTTCTTTTCAGAAAATCGAAGACTTCAAAAGAAAGAATGGCTGGAAGAAAGCATTGAAAGCTATTTCAGATTAATAAAGAATGAACCATCGCTCACTGAAAAAAAGGAGGCTTTGATAAAGGATGTGATGAGTGATCAGATTCTTCCTGGAGAAGCGGCGAGAAAATATTGGGAGAAACTCAAAGAGAGAAACTAA
- the rpsJ gene encoding 30S ribosomal protein S10, with translation MNQKIRIKLKSYDHNLVDKSSEKIVRAVKATGAVVSGPIPLPTEKEKFTVLRSPHVNKKSREQFQICTFKRLVDIYSNSAKTVDALMKLELPSGVDVEIKV, from the coding sequence ATGAATCAGAAAATCAGAATTAAACTCAAATCGTACGATCACAATCTGGTGGACAAGTCTTCAGAGAAGATCGTGCGTGCTGTAAAGGCAACGGGAGCTGTAGTAAGCGGACCGATTCCTCTTCCTACAGAAAAAGAGAAGTTTACAGTACTTCGTTCACCTCACGTGAATAAGAAGTCCCGTGAGCAGTTCCAGATCTGCACGTTCAAACGTTTGGTGGATATCTATTCCAACAGCGCTAAGACAGTTGACGCCCTTATGAAGCTTGAGCTTCCGAGCGGTGTGGATGTAGAGATTAAAGTGTAG
- the fusA gene encoding elongation factor G — protein sequence MARDLRYTRNIGIAAHIDAGKTTTTERILYYAGVNHKIGEVHEGAATMDWMEQEQERGITITSAATTVFWKYKSNDYHVNIIDTPGHVDFTVEVNRSLRVLDGLVFLFSAVDGVEPQSETNWRLADNYKVARIGFVNKMDRSGADFLGVVKQVKEKLGSKAVALQLPIGEEDGFKGVVDLVSNKGIIWNESDKGMTFQEVPIPADMIEEAKEYREKLLEAVAEVDETLIEKYFEDPNSISEAEILKALREATVSMKIVPMVCGSSFKNKGVQTMLDYVMELLPSPMDKDVIYGTDPDTGEEIAIHPDEKEPFVALAFKIATDPFVGRLCFIRAYSGVLESGSYVYNTRSDQKERISRVFQMHANKQNQIDRLPVGDIGAVVGFKDIKTGDTLCDEKRKIVLESMVFPEPVIGYAIEPKKQADSDKLGMAISKLVEEDPTLRVNTDHETGQVILRGMGELHLEIIIDRLRREFKVEINQGAPQVAYKEALTKSVEHKEVYKKQTGGRGKFADIVFELSPRELGPEDKPGLLFENDIVGGVIPREFIPAIEKGFASAMVNGPLAGYPIDSMKVRLFHGSFHDVDSDALSFELAARIGFKEAARKCAPQLLEPIMGVEVISPDEYTGSVTGDLNRRRGVMKGMDTRGGAQVIKADVPLSELFGYITDLRTITSGRASATLTFAHYAAVPRNLAEKVIEEVKGVAAK from the coding sequence ATGGCAAGAGATTTAAGATATACAAGGAACATCGGTATTGCGGCTCACATTGATGCCGGAAAGACAACTACTACTGAGCGTATCCTTTATTATGCTGGTGTTAACCACAAGATCGGTGAAGTTCATGAGGGTGCTGCCACTATGGACTGGATGGAACAGGAGCAGGAAAGGGGTATTACAATTACTTCTGCCGCTACTACCGTTTTCTGGAAATATAAATCAAACGACTATCACGTAAACATTATCGATACACCGGGTCACGTGGATTTTACTGTTGAAGTAAATCGCTCCCTTCGTGTATTGGATGGTTTGGTGTTCCTTTTTAGTGCTGTTGATGGTGTTGAGCCTCAGTCAGAAACTAACTGGCGCCTTGCTGATAATTATAAAGTAGCGCGTATCGGTTTCGTCAATAAGATGGACCGTTCAGGTGCTGACTTCTTAGGAGTTGTTAAGCAGGTAAAAGAAAAACTTGGAAGCAAGGCTGTAGCCCTTCAGTTACCTATCGGTGAAGAAGATGGCTTCAAAGGTGTTGTAGATCTTGTTAGCAATAAGGGTATCATCTGGAATGAATCCGATAAGGGTATGACTTTCCAGGAAGTGCCTATCCCAGCCGACATGATTGAAGAAGCAAAGGAATATCGTGAAAAGCTTCTTGAAGCTGTTGCTGAAGTAGATGAGACTTTGATCGAAAAGTATTTCGAAGATCCGAATTCAATCTCTGAGGCTGAAATTCTGAAAGCATTGCGTGAAGCAACTGTGAGTATGAAGATCGTTCCGATGGTTTGCGGTTCTTCATTTAAGAATAAGGGCGTTCAAACCATGCTGGATTATGTAATGGAATTGCTTCCTTCTCCAATGGATAAGGACGTAATCTATGGTACAGATCCTGACACCGGTGAAGAAATTGCAATTCACCCTGATGAAAAAGAACCATTCGTTGCTCTTGCATTCAAGATCGCTACGGATCCATTTGTAGGTCGTCTTTGCTTTATCAGAGCATATTCTGGTGTGTTAGAGTCAGGTTCATATGTGTACAATACCCGTTCTGATCAAAAGGAACGTATTTCACGTGTATTCCAGATGCATGCTAACAAGCAGAACCAGATCGATCGTCTTCCAGTAGGGGATATCGGTGCGGTAGTTGGCTTTAAGGATATTAAGACTGGCGATACATTATGCGATGAAAAACGCAAGATCGTATTGGAGTCAATGGTATTCCCTGAGCCTGTAATCGGTTATGCTATTGAGCCTAAGAAACAGGCTGACTCAGATAAGCTGGGTATGGCGATTTCTAAATTGGTTGAAGAAGATCCAACACTTCGCGTTAATACTGATCACGAAACTGGTCAGGTTATCCTTCGCGGAATGGGTGAACTTCACCTTGAAATCATCATCGACCGTCTGCGTCGTGAATTTAAAGTTGAAATCAACCAGGGTGCTCCTCAGGTTGCATATAAAGAAGCTCTTACGAAGTCAGTTGAACATAAAGAAGTTTACAAGAAACAAACTGGTGGTCGCGGTAAATTCGCAGATATCGTGTTTGAACTTTCTCCACGTGAGCTTGGACCGGAAGATAAGCCAGGTCTATTGTTTGAAAATGATATCGTAGGTGGTGTTATTCCAAGAGAATTTATTCCTGCAATTGAAAAGGGATTTGCTTCAGCTATGGTGAACGGACCATTGGCAGGTTACCCGATCGATTCAATGAAGGTTAGATTGTTCCACGGTTCTTTCCACGATGTTGACTCAGATGCATTGTCATTTGAATTAGCAGCTCGTATAGGCTTTAAGGAAGCTGCACGTAAATGTGCTCCTCAATTGCTTGAGCCGATCATGGGTGTGGAAGTAATTTCACCGGATGAATACACTGGTTCTGTAACAGGAGACTTGAACAGAAGAAGAGGTGTAATGAAGGGAATGGATACACGCGGTGGTGCTCAGGTTATCAAGGCTGATGTTCCATTGTCTGAATTGTTCGGATACATTACTGACTTGCGTACTATCACGTCAGGTCGTGCGTCTGCTACATTGACATTTGCTCACTATGCTGCGGTTCCAAGGAACTTAGCTGAAAAGGTTATTGAAGAAGTTAAAGGTGTTGCTGCCAAATAA
- the rpsG gene encoding 30S ribosomal protein S7 codes for MRKAKPKKRYLLPDPKFSDTLVTKFVNYMMEQGKKSVAYNIFYDAIGIVEKKSGEPGLEVWKRAMNNLMPSVEVKSRRVGGATFQVPIEIRPERKINLSIKWLIDYSRARGEKTMMDKLAAEIMAASKGEGAAIKKKDDTHRMAEANKAFSHFRF; via the coding sequence ATGAGAAAAGCAAAACCTAAAAAGAGATATCTCCTTCCTGATCCTAAGTTCAGCGATACACTTGTAACCAAGTTCGTGAACTACATGATGGAACAAGGCAAGAAAAGCGTTGCATATAACATCTTCTACGATGCCATTGGTATTGTTGAAAAGAAATCTGGTGAGCCAGGTCTTGAAGTTTGGAAACGTGCTATGAACAACCTGATGCCTTCAGTAGAAGTGAAGAGCCGTCGTGTTGGTGGAGCAACGTTCCAGGTGCCGATCGAAATTCGCCCTGAGCGCAAGATCAACCTTAGCATTAAGTGGTTGATCGACTATTCACGCGCTCGTGGAGAAAAGACGATGATGGATAAGTTGGCTGCAGAAATCATGGCTGCTTCAAAAGGAGAAGGAGCTGCAATCAAGAAGAAGGACGATACACATCGTATGGCTGAGGCGAATAAGGCGTTTTCACATTTCAGATTCTGA
- a CDS encoding 30S ribosomal protein S12, whose protein sequence is MPTIQQLVRKGRKKLTFKSKSPALDSCPQRRGVCTRVYTTTPKKPNSALRKVARVRLTNGKEVNAYIPGEGHNLQEHSIVLIRGGRVKDLPGVRYHIIRGALDTAGVSGRQQSRSKYGAKRPKAGAAAAAGKGGAPAKGAPAKKK, encoded by the coding sequence ATGCCAACCATTCAGCAACTAGTACGGAAAGGGCGTAAGAAATTGACCTTCAAGTCAAAATCACCAGCTCTTGACTCTTGCCCACAGCGCAGGGGTGTTTGTACACGTGTTTACACGACAACTCCTAAGAAGCCAAACTCTGCACTTCGTAAAGTAGCCCGGGTTCGTCTGACAAATGGAAAAGAGGTTAACGCCTATATTCCAGGAGAAGGACACAATCTTCAGGAACACTCAATCGTGTTGATCCGTGGAGGTCGTGTTAAGGATCTTCCAGGAGTACGTTATCACATCATCCGTGGTGCGTTGGATACTGCTGGTGTTTCTGGCAGACAACAGAGCCGTTCTAAGTATGGTGCCAAGAGACCTAAGGCTGGTGCAGCTGCTGCAGCAGGTAAAGGAGGTGCTCCGGCAAAAGGTGCTCCCGCAAAGAAGAAATAA
- a CDS encoding DUF3467 domain-containing protein translates to MAEDKNQVQQNQINIELSEEIAEGVYSNLAMIAHSNSEFVIDFIRLMPGVPKAKVKSRIVITPEHARRLLAALKDNIEKYEAAFGAIKRTDELPKFPMNFGGTMGEA, encoded by the coding sequence ATGGCAGAAGATAAAAATCAGGTTCAGCAAAATCAGATCAATATTGAGCTGAGCGAAGAGATTGCAGAAGGAGTTTATTCCAACCTGGCAATGATTGCACACTCCAACAGTGAGTTTGTGATTGATTTTATCCGGTTGATGCCGGGTGTTCCCAAGGCGAAAGTAAAATCACGAATTGTGATTACCCCTGAGCATGCCAGACGCCTGCTTGCTGCATTGAAAGATAATATTGAAAAGTATGAAGCTGCTTTTGGCGCGATCAAGCGTACGGATGAGCTGCCGAAGTTCCCAATGAATTTTGGTGGAACGATGGGAGAGGCCTAG
- the rpoC gene encoding DNA-directed RNA polymerase subunit beta': MSFRKNKKINNDFSKITISLASPESILESSHGEVTQPETINYRTYKPEMGGLFCERIFGPVKDWECHCGKYKRIRYKGIICDRCGVEVTEKKVRRERMGHIELVTPVAHIWYFRSLPNKIGYLLGLPTKKLDQIIYYERYAVIQAGIKEEDGINRLDFLTEEEYLDIVDKLPRENQLLDDNDPKKFIAKMGADALEMLLSRVKLNELSYELRHQAATDTSQQRKAEALKRLKVVEAFRDANTRVENRPQWMIIKMVPVIPPELRPLVPLDGGRFATSDLNDLYRRVIIRNNRLKRLIDIKAPEVILRNEKRMLQEAVDSLFDNSRKVNAVRSEGNRALKSLSDMLKGKQGRFRQNLLGKRVDYSGRSVIVVGPELKLHECGLPKDMAAELFKPFIIRKLIERGIVKTVKSAKKIVDRKDPVVWDILENVLKGHPVLLNRAPTLHRLGIQAFQPKLIEGKAIQLHPLVCTAFNADFDGDQMAVHVPLGQEAIVEASLLMLSSHNILNPSNGAPITVPSQDMVLGLYYLTKGRKGEKGEGKTYFGAEEVIIAYNEGKLSKHALIKVRARAKDKKTGEIAVRTIETVTGRVIFNQVVPEEVGFVDELLTKKKLQGIIADVYKIAGLAKAAKFLDDIKELGFQMAYRGGLSIGLDDVKIPAEKEKLVGTAQKEVDGVWNNYMMGLITDNERYNQVIDIWTRTNTLLTNTLMKQLEEDQGGFNSIYMMMHSGARGSREQIRQLGGMRGLMAKPQKNLAGSVGSIIENPILSNFKEGLDVLEYFISTHGARKGLADTALKTADAGYLTRRLVDVAQDLVITEEDCGTLRGLKVMALKDNEDIVEPLSERIVGRVSVHDIYDPITDALICPASGEITDEIAKQIDETSIEEVEIRSILTCESRVGGCTKCYGRNLATGRIVQAGEAVGVIAAQSIGEPGTQLTLRTFHVGGAASNIATEASIRAKFAGTIEFEGVRTIDSTDKDGNKVKIVMGRTGEIRIVEKEKNRVLITNNVPYGSFLFVKEGQKVEKNDELCNWDPYNAVILSEFDGEIEYEAIIEGITFKEESDEQTGHREKVITETRDKTKNPALVVKGKTDSKSYNIPVGAHLAVDSGEQIKAGHVLVKIPRAVGKSRDITGGLPRVTELFEARNPSNPAVVSEIDGVVTYGGIKRGNREIFIESRDGVQKRYLVPLSKHILVQDNDFIKAGQPLSDGAITPSDILSIKGPTAVQEYLVNEIQEVYRLQGVKINDKHIECIVSQMMQKVEIIDSGDTSFLQGEYVDKLEFREINDLILDKKVVLEAGDSQKLKPGQIVSARELRDENSSLKRKDQKIAEVRDAMPAVSRPTLQGITQASLKTESWLSAASFQETTKVLSEAAIRGKADHLAGLKENVIVGGLIPAGTGQRKLKDLIVGSGEEYDKLMESTSTPAPARKEKELQS, translated from the coding sequence ATGTCTTTCAGAAAGAATAAAAAGATTAACAACGATTTCTCAAAAATCACCATCAGTCTTGCTTCTCCGGAATCAATTCTTGAGAGCTCACATGGTGAAGTAACACAACCTGAAACCATCAACTACCGGACTTATAAGCCGGAAATGGGTGGTTTATTCTGCGAGCGCATTTTCGGACCTGTGAAAGACTGGGAGTGTCATTGTGGAAAGTATAAGCGCATTCGTTACAAGGGTATCATTTGCGACCGTTGCGGTGTAGAGGTTACTGAAAAGAAAGTTCGTCGTGAACGCATGGGCCACATTGAATTGGTGACTCCTGTTGCTCACATCTGGTATTTCCGTTCATTGCCAAATAAGATCGGTTACTTGTTGGGTCTTCCAACCAAGAAGCTTGATCAGATTATTTACTATGAGCGCTACGCAGTTATTCAAGCTGGTATCAAGGAAGAAGATGGTATCAACCGTCTTGACTTTTTAACAGAAGAAGAATATCTGGACATCGTTGACAAATTGCCCCGCGAGAATCAATTGCTGGATGACAACGATCCTAAGAAATTTATCGCGAAGATGGGTGCTGATGCATTGGAAATGCTTCTTAGCCGCGTTAAGCTGAATGAACTTTCTTATGAGCTTCGTCACCAGGCTGCTACCGATACTTCACAACAACGTAAGGCGGAAGCTTTAAAGCGTTTGAAGGTTGTAGAAGCTTTCCGTGATGCAAACACCCGCGTAGAAAACAGACCTCAGTGGATGATCATCAAGATGGTTCCGGTAATTCCACCAGAGCTTCGTCCATTGGTGCCACTCGATGGCGGTCGTTTCGCAACATCTGATTTAAATGATCTTTACAGACGCGTTATTATCCGTAACAACCGTCTTAAGAGATTGATTGATATTAAGGCTCCTGAAGTGATCCTTAGAAATGAGAAACGTATGCTTCAGGAAGCTGTTGACTCATTATTCGACAACTCAAGAAAAGTAAACGCTGTTCGTTCAGAAGGAAATCGTGCATTGAAATCACTCAGCGATATGCTGAAGGGTAAACAAGGACGCTTCCGTCAGAACTTGCTTGGAAAGCGTGTTGACTACTCAGGTCGTTCAGTTATCGTCGTAGGACCAGAATTGAAATTGCATGAGTGCGGTCTTCCTAAAGACATGGCTGCGGAGTTATTCAAGCCATTCATTATTCGCAAGCTGATCGAAAGAGGAATTGTTAAGACTGTTAAGTCTGCAAAGAAAATTGTTGATCGTAAGGATCCTGTGGTTTGGGATATTTTGGAAAACGTATTGAAAGGACATCCTGTTCTTTTGAACCGTGCTCCAACGCTTCACAGACTTGGTATCCAGGCGTTCCAGCCAAAGCTGATCGAAGGAAAAGCTATCCAGTTGCACCCGTTAGTTTGTACAGCGTTCAACGCTGACTTTGACGGTGACCAGATGGCCGTTCACGTTCCGCTGGGTCAGGAAGCTATTGTTGAAGCATCTCTTTTGATGTTGTCTTCACACAATATCCTTAACCCATCAAACGGAGCTCCTATCACTGTACCATCTCAGGACATGGTGTTGGGATTGTATTACCTCACAAAGGGAAGAAAAGGTGAAAAAGGAGAGGGTAAGACATATTTCGGTGCAGAAGAAGTAATCATCGCGTACAATGAAGGCAAGCTTTCAAAGCATGCTCTTATTAAAGTGCGTGCAAGAGCGAAGGATAAGAAGACTGGAGAGATTGCTGTAAGAACAATCGAGACAGTAACAGGTCGCGTAATCTTCAATCAGGTTGTTCCTGAAGAAGTAGGCTTCGTTGACGAATTGCTCACAAAGAAAAAGCTTCAGGGAATTATCGCTGACGTTTATAAGATCGCAGGTTTGGCGAAAGCCGCTAAGTTCCTTGATGATATTAAGGAGCTTGGATTCCAGATGGCATATCGCGGTGGTTTGTCAATCGGATTGGATGACGTTAAGATTCCTGCAGAAAAAGAAAAATTAGTTGGTACTGCGCAGAAAGAAGTTGATGGCGTATGGAACAACTATATGATGGGTCTTATCACTGATAACGAACGTTACAACCAGGTAATTGATATCTGGACCCGTACAAACACGCTTTTAACCAACACGCTGATGAAGCAGTTGGAAGAAGATCAGGGTGGATTCAACTCTATCTACATGATGATGCACTCAGGTGCACGTGGTTCACGTGAACAAATTCGTCAATTAGGTGGTATGCGCGGTTTGATGGCGAAACCTCAAAAGAATCTTGCTGGTTCTGTAGGTTCGATCATTGAAAACCCGATCCTCTCTAACTTTAAAGAAGGTCTGGATGTATTGGAGTATTTCATCTCTACACACGGTGCGCGTAAAGGTCTTGCTGATACAGCCTTGAAGACAGCGGATGCTGGGTACCTGACACGTCGTTTAGTTGACGTTGCACAGGATCTTGTAATCACTGAAGAAGATTGCGGTACACTGCGCGGATTGAAAGTAATGGCATTGAAAGACAACGAAGATATCGTTGAACCATTGTCAGAACGTATTGTGGGTCGTGTATCTGTACATGACATCTACGATCCTATCACAGATGCATTGATTTGCCCTGCAAGCGGCGAGATCACAGATGAGATCGCGAAGCAAATTGATGAAACAAGCATCGAGGAAGTAGAGATTCGTTCTATCCTTACTTGCGAGTCACGCGTAGGAGGATGTACTAAATGTTATGGACGTAACCTTGCGACTGGTAGAATTGTTCAGGCTGGTGAAGCTGTCGGCGTAATCGCTGCACAGTCAATCGGTGAGCCTGGAACACAGTTGACACTTCGTACTTTCCACGTGGGTGGTGCGGCGTCAAACATTGCAACAGAAGCCAGCATCAGAGCGAAGTTCGCAGGCACGATCGAATTCGAAGGAGTTCGTACGATCGATAGCACAGATAAGGATGGCAACAAGGTTAAGATCGTAATGGGTCGTACCGGTGAAATCCGAATTGTAGAAAAAGAAAAGAATCGCGTACTCATTACTAATAACGTTCCTTATGGTTCATTCCTTTTCGTGAAGGAAGGTCAGAAGGTTGAAAAGAATGATGAGTTGTGTAACTGGGATCCATACAATGCTGTTATCCTTTCTGAATTTGATGGTGAGATCGAATATGAAGCAATCATAGAAGGTATCACATTTAAAGAAGAATCGGATGAGCAGACAGGTCACCGTGAAAAGGTTATCACTGAAACACGTGATAAGACTAAGAACCCTGCCCTGGTTGTTAAAGGAAAAACAGATTCCAAATCATATAACATTCCGGTAGGAGCTCACTTGGCAGTTGATTCAGGTGAACAGATCAAGGCGGGTCATGTGCTCGTTAAGATCCCACGTGCAGTTGGTAAGTCAAGAGACATTACCGGTGGTCTTCCACGAGTAACAGAGTTGTTTGAAGCACGTAATCCTTCGAACCCAGCTGTTGTGAGTGAGATCGACGGAGTGGTAACATACGGTGGCATCAAGCGTGGTAATCGTGAGATTTTCATCGAATCACGTGATGGTGTTCAGAAGCGTTACTTAGTGCCGCTTTCCAAACACATCCTGGTTCAGGATAATGACTTCATCAAGGCGGGTCAACCGCTTTCTGATGGCGCTATTACTCCTTCGGATATTCTTTCTATCAAGGGACCGACAGCGGTTCAGGAATATCTGGTGAATGAGATCCAGGAAGTATACCGTTTGCAAGGTGTGAAGATCAATGATAAGCACATCGAGTGTATCGTAAGTCAAATGATGCAGAAGGTTGAGATCATCGACAGCGGTGATACAAGCTTCCTGCAGGGAGAATATGTTGATAAGCTTGAATTCCGTGAGATCAACGATCTTATCCTTGATAAGAAAGTTGTTCTGGAAGCAGGTGATTCACAGAAACTGAAACCAGGCCAGATCGTATCTGCACGTGAGCTTCGTGATGAAAACTCTTCATTGAAGAGAAAGGATCAGAAGATCGCAGAAGTACGTGATGCAATGCCTGCTGTTTCAAGACCTACATTGCAAGGTATCACACAAGCCTCGTTGAAGACTGAAAGCTGGCTGTCAGCAGCTTCTTTCCAGGAAACAACTAAGGTGTTGAGCGAAGCCGCTATCCGTGGAAAGGCTGATCATTTAGCCGGTCTGAAGGAGAATGTAATCGTGGGTGGATTGATCCCTGCCGGTACTGGTCAGAGAAAGCTTAAGGATCTTATCGTAGGATCAGGAGAAGAGTATGACAAGTTGATGGAATCAACCTCCACTCCGGCACCTGCGAGAAAAGAGAAGGAGTTACAATCATAA